The following are encoded together in the Myxococcus virescens genome:
- a CDS encoding F0F1 ATP synthase subunit epsilon, with protein MAKLTVEIVTPEKRILSVQADEAIVPGGRGLFGVRPGHTPFLSLMEPGPLTLIEGGRRESYFVAGGFVEVGNDKVLVLADAAEPVTGIDVEGARRRMAEAQERMKGMSSEDARFELEQATVRREAARIGAASTARA; from the coding sequence ATGGCCAAGCTGACTGTGGAGATTGTCACCCCCGAGAAGCGCATCCTGTCGGTGCAGGCCGACGAGGCGATTGTTCCTGGCGGCCGGGGCCTGTTCGGCGTGCGGCCGGGGCACACCCCGTTCCTGTCGCTGATGGAGCCGGGCCCGCTGACGCTGATCGAGGGTGGCCGGCGCGAGTCCTACTTCGTCGCGGGCGGCTTCGTGGAAGTGGGCAACGACAAGGTGCTGGTGCTCGCCGACGCGGCCGAGCCCGTCACGGGCATCGACGTGGAAGGCGCCCGTCGCCGCATGGCCGAGGCCCAGGAGCGCATGAAGGGCATGTCCTCCGAGGACGCGCGCTTCGAGCTGGAGCAGGCCACGGTGCGCCGTGAGGCCGCCCGTATCGGCGCCGCCAGCACCGCGCGCGCGTAG
- a CDS encoding group I truncated hemoglobin, which yields MSVTAEKSVYEELGGEPAMAAAVEVFYRKVLADDHISHFFEDVDMERQAAKQKAFLTMVTGGPVHYSGKDMRAGHAPLVKRGLNDSHFDAVAGHLKATLEELGVAAPLVAKVMTIAESARADVLGR from the coding sequence ATGAGCGTGACGGCGGAGAAGAGTGTCTACGAGGAGCTGGGCGGAGAGCCGGCGATGGCGGCGGCGGTGGAGGTCTTCTACCGGAAGGTGCTGGCGGACGATCACATCAGCCACTTCTTCGAGGACGTGGACATGGAGCGCCAGGCCGCGAAGCAGAAGGCGTTCCTGACGATGGTGACGGGGGGGCCGGTCCACTACTCGGGCAAGGACATGCGCGCGGGCCACGCGCCTCTGGTGAAGCGTGGGCTGAACGACTCGCACTTCGACGCGGTGGCGGGCCACCTGAAGGCGACGCTGGAGGAGCTGGGCGTGGCCGCGCCGCTGGTGGCGAAGGTGATGACCATCGCGGAGAGCGCCCGCGCGGACGTCCTGGGACGCTGA
- a CDS encoding 2Fe-2S iron-sulfur cluster-binding protein, which yields MAKVKHESDWYPLESGESVLDALLRQGISIPNACRAGACQSCLMRAVAGTVPEAAQVGLKDTLRAQGYFLACACRPPEGTQLEVTGAEALRIPARIQALSLLSTSVLRVRLVTESPLAYHAGQYVSLVREDGLARSYSLASLPHEDALELHVRLQPGGAMSGWLAQDAQPGDRLQVQGPAGSCFYVPGRPEQPLLLAGTGTGLAPLYGIVRDALAAGHSGPIWLFHGARTPEGLYLTSELRALAEQHPQFRYRPVVLEGGSRDVAEGALDVLIRAECPKPLGWRAWLCGDGPLVLSLRKKLFLAGLSLKDLHTDAFLPSVPSGQRSSDAGAR from the coding sequence ATGGCCAAGGTCAAGCACGAGTCTGACTGGTATCCGCTGGAGTCTGGAGAGAGTGTGCTGGACGCGCTGCTGCGCCAGGGCATCTCCATTCCGAATGCGTGCCGCGCGGGGGCCTGCCAGTCCTGTCTGATGCGGGCCGTGGCGGGGACGGTTCCAGAGGCCGCGCAGGTGGGGCTGAAGGACACGCTCCGGGCACAGGGCTACTTCCTCGCCTGTGCCTGCCGGCCTCCGGAGGGCACGCAGCTGGAAGTCACCGGCGCGGAGGCGCTGCGCATCCCCGCGCGCATCCAGGCGCTGTCGTTGCTGTCCACCAGCGTCCTTCGTGTGCGGCTGGTGACGGAAAGCCCGCTGGCGTACCACGCGGGGCAGTACGTCTCCCTGGTGCGCGAGGACGGGCTGGCTCGCAGCTATTCGCTGGCCAGCCTGCCTCATGAAGATGCCTTGGAGTTGCATGTGCGGCTCCAGCCGGGCGGGGCGATGAGTGGCTGGCTGGCGCAGGACGCACAGCCGGGAGACAGGCTCCAGGTGCAGGGCCCGGCGGGGAGTTGCTTCTATGTGCCGGGCCGGCCCGAGCAGCCCTTGTTGCTGGCGGGCACGGGCACGGGGCTGGCGCCGCTGTACGGCATCGTTCGCGACGCGCTGGCCGCGGGCCACTCGGGGCCCATCTGGCTCTTCCATGGCGCTCGGACGCCCGAGGGGCTCTACCTCACCTCCGAGCTGCGGGCGCTGGCCGAGCAGCATCCTCAGTTTCGCTATCGTCCGGTCGTGTTGGAAGGCGGCAGCCGGGACGTGGCCGAGGGCGCGCTCGATGTGCTCATCCGCGCCGAATGCCCGAAGCCGCTGGGCTGGCGCGCATGGCTCTGCGGAGACGGGCCATTGGTGCTATCCCTTCGAAAGAAGCTGTTCCTGGCCGGGCTCTCGCTGAAAGACCTCCACACGGATGCCTTCTTGCCGAGCGTTCCATCGGGGCAGCGTAGTTCCGACGCCGGAGCCCGCTGA
- a CDS encoding RrF2 family transcriptional regulator yields MHLTLHADYSLRVLLYLATRTGRPVSTQEMADAYGISKHHLVRVVQTLAGQGVVDARAGRSGGVVLARAPADIQVGRVLRAAEPDFHLVECFDRERNACPIAPACGLKSVLDEAREAFLAVLDRYTLADLLRRSRPNLQDYFLPTSEP; encoded by the coding sequence GTGCACCTCACCCTCCATGCCGACTACTCGCTGCGGGTGCTGCTCTACCTGGCCACGCGCACCGGGCGGCCCGTCTCCACGCAGGAGATGGCGGATGCGTACGGCATCTCCAAGCACCACCTGGTGCGCGTGGTGCAGACGCTGGCGGGGCAGGGGGTGGTGGACGCGCGAGCGGGCCGCTCCGGCGGCGTGGTGCTGGCGCGCGCGCCGGCGGACATCCAGGTGGGGCGTGTGCTGCGCGCCGCGGAGCCGGACTTCCACCTGGTGGAGTGCTTCGACCGGGAGCGCAACGCCTGTCCCATCGCTCCCGCTTGTGGGCTCAAGAGCGTCCTGGACGAAGCGCGCGAGGCGTTCCTCGCGGTGCTGGACCGGTACACGCTGGCGGACCTGCTCCGCCGCTCGCGCCCGAACCTGCAGGACTACTTCCTCCCCACCTCCGAGCCATGA
- a CDS encoding ADP-ribosylglycohydrolase family protein — translation MPLTPAERQDRFHAAFVGLAIGDALGFPLRGIPPASLTRLPGLAEDFAPRPRGKFAKGQFSDDTQLLLAAAESVIREGKVDGRSAAAHLAWLWQEGIILQPPKSLADALQRLASGVPWMSAGASLGTRCHSVLSRALVVGLLESGHRARLPHDAGVLTIITHKDPVCAAAAAAFAQAAALGMEEEPLTPAAFCEELALAAAVHDKGLAEEVRHLPRLLTWDTARALTQLRKVGVPPSELKGVDGLPPHVVPVLLTSLFAILKVPHDFREAVALTLRCGGEADVAAALTGALLGAHLGTRAIPARLRKQVLYSENLVDTADRLFRAHQVRETLATALSHRRRR, via the coding sequence ATGCCGCTGACTCCCGCCGAGCGCCAGGACAGGTTCCATGCGGCGTTCGTGGGGCTCGCCATTGGTGATGCGCTCGGCTTTCCGCTGCGCGGCATTCCACCGGCGAGCCTCACGCGGCTGCCCGGCCTTGCCGAAGACTTCGCGCCCCGCCCGCGCGGCAAGTTCGCCAAGGGCCAGTTCAGCGACGACACGCAGCTGCTGCTCGCGGCGGCGGAGAGCGTCATCCGCGAGGGCAAGGTGGACGGCCGCAGCGCGGCGGCGCACCTGGCGTGGCTGTGGCAGGAGGGCATCATCCTCCAGCCGCCCAAGAGCCTGGCGGACGCGCTGCAGCGGCTGGCCAGCGGCGTGCCGTGGATGAGCGCGGGCGCGTCCCTGGGCACGCGCTGCCATTCGGTGCTCAGCCGCGCGCTGGTGGTGGGCCTGCTGGAGAGCGGCCACCGCGCGCGCCTGCCACATGACGCGGGCGTGCTCACCATCATCACGCACAAGGATCCGGTGTGCGCGGCGGCCGCCGCCGCTTTCGCGCAGGCCGCGGCGCTGGGCATGGAAGAGGAGCCGCTGACACCCGCGGCCTTCTGCGAGGAGCTGGCGCTGGCGGCGGCCGTGCACGACAAGGGGCTGGCCGAGGAAGTGCGCCACCTGCCGCGCCTGCTCACCTGGGACACCGCGCGCGCGCTGACGCAGCTGCGCAAGGTGGGCGTGCCCCCCAGCGAGCTGAAGGGCGTGGACGGGCTGCCGCCGCACGTGGTGCCGGTGCTGCTGACGTCGCTGTTCGCCATCCTCAAGGTGCCGCACGACTTCCGGGAGGCGGTGGCCCTCACGCTGCGCTGCGGCGGCGAGGCGGACGTGGCCGCGGCGCTGACGGGCGCTCTGCTGGGGGCCCACCTGGGGACGCGCGCCATCCCCGCGCGGCTGCGCAAGCAGGTGTTGTACTCCGAAAACCTGGTGGATACGGCGGACCGCCTCTTCCGCGCCCATCAGGTCCGCGAGACGCTGGCCACCGCCCTGTCGCACCGCCGTCGCCGCTGA
- a CDS encoding phage holin family protein, whose translation MDLESERLERSQLETLSTAELIRHALAETRLLVRAEVMHAKKELREELKAARTAGILLGAGAVLALTALAVLFVALGLALPMAQALGVLVVGVVLLAIAAGLLFMGRKRVPKKPLPHTQERLKMDYQLTRETLQ comes from the coding sequence GTGGATCTCGAATCGGAACGCCTGGAGCGAAGTCAATTGGAGACGCTCTCCACGGCGGAGCTCATCCGGCATGCCTTGGCGGAGACGCGCCTGCTGGTGCGCGCCGAGGTGATGCACGCCAAGAAGGAGCTGCGTGAGGAGCTGAAGGCCGCGCGTACCGCGGGCATCCTCCTGGGGGCGGGCGCGGTGCTGGCGCTCACGGCGCTGGCCGTCCTCTTCGTCGCGCTGGGGCTGGCCCTGCCCATGGCCCAGGCGCTGGGCGTGCTGGTGGTGGGCGTGGTGCTGCTGGCGATTGCCGCTGGCCTGCTCTTCATGGGCCGCAAGCGCGTGCCCAAGAAGCCGCTGCCGCACACACAGGAACGCTTGAAGATGGACTACCAACTCACGCGGGAGACGCTGCAATGA
- a CDS encoding cytochrome ubiquinol oxidase subunit I, with amino-acid sequence MPMTDLLYARAQMGLSLAFHIVFAAAGVALPVLMVLSDWKGRRTGDADYQKLSQKLAKGTAILFAVGAVSGTVLSFELGLLWPEFMGQYGEVIGLPFSLEGVAFFTEAIFLGIYLYGRERVSPGMHMFSGVMVAVSGAASAFFVTLVNTFMNDPSGFTQSASGPVDVQPLVAMFSPGWQYQTAHVLLSCYQASAFAMAGIHAFVLLRHPGAAFHRKALSVALPLACVTALLQPVVGDLSAKHVAKAQPVKLAAMESQFETERGAPLRLGGLPNVETGEVPYAVDIPKGLSILAFADPDAEVKGLNAFPRDEWPPVAKVHVAFQIMVGTGSAMALLALVTLGWRWRKKAWPHGRKMMWAWLLSGPLGVVAMEAGWLVTEWGRQPWIVRGVMRTADAVTPVPHLAAPFWTFTAVYLFLGVTVVTLLVRQVAGTLPTRDSGQAGGEAHVH; translated from the coding sequence ATGCCCATGACGGACCTGCTCTATGCGCGGGCCCAAATGGGCTTGTCGCTCGCGTTCCACATCGTCTTCGCCGCGGCGGGAGTGGCGCTTCCCGTCCTCATGGTGCTCAGTGACTGGAAGGGCCGGCGCACCGGTGATGCGGACTACCAGAAGCTGAGTCAGAAGCTGGCGAAGGGGACGGCCATCCTCTTCGCGGTGGGCGCGGTGAGTGGCACGGTGTTGTCCTTCGAACTGGGCCTGCTGTGGCCAGAGTTCATGGGGCAGTACGGCGAGGTGATTGGGCTGCCCTTCAGCTTGGAAGGCGTCGCCTTCTTCACCGAGGCCATCTTCCTGGGCATCTATCTGTACGGGCGGGAGCGGGTGTCGCCAGGGATGCACATGTTCTCTGGCGTCATGGTGGCGGTGAGTGGCGCGGCCAGCGCCTTCTTCGTCACGCTGGTCAACACATTCATGAACGACCCGTCGGGCTTCACGCAGTCGGCGTCGGGGCCCGTGGACGTGCAGCCGCTGGTGGCCATGTTCAGCCCCGGCTGGCAGTACCAGACGGCGCACGTGCTGCTCTCCTGCTACCAGGCGAGCGCCTTCGCCATGGCGGGCATCCACGCCTTCGTGTTGCTGCGCCACCCGGGCGCGGCCTTCCACCGAAAGGCCCTGTCGGTGGCGCTGCCGCTGGCGTGTGTCACCGCGCTGCTCCAGCCCGTGGTGGGGGACTTGTCCGCCAAGCACGTGGCGAAGGCGCAGCCGGTGAAGCTGGCCGCGATGGAGAGCCAGTTCGAAACGGAGCGTGGCGCGCCGCTGCGCCTGGGCGGACTCCCCAACGTGGAGACGGGCGAGGTGCCCTACGCGGTGGACATCCCCAAGGGCCTGTCGATTCTCGCCTTCGCGGACCCGGACGCGGAGGTGAAGGGCCTGAATGCCTTCCCGCGCGACGAGTGGCCGCCGGTGGCGAAGGTCCACGTGGCCTTCCAAATCATGGTGGGCACCGGGAGCGCCATGGCGCTGCTGGCGTTGGTGACGCTGGGCTGGCGGTGGCGGAAGAAGGCCTGGCCTCACGGGCGGAAGATGATGTGGGCGTGGCTGTTGTCGGGGCCGCTGGGGGTGGTGGCCATGGAGGCGGGCTGGCTCGTCACGGAGTGGGGACGACAGCCGTGGATTGTTCGCGGTGTCATGCGCACGGCGGACGCGGTGACGCCGGTGCCACACCTGGCCGCGCCCTTCTGGACCTTCACCGCCGTGTACCTGTTCCTGGGGGTGACGGTGGTGACGCTGCTGGTGCGGCAGGTGGCGGGCACGCTGCCCACGCGCGACAGCGGTCAGGCGGGAGGTGAGGCTCATGTCCACTGA